A DNA window from Syngnathus typhle isolate RoL2023-S1 ecotype Sweden linkage group LG2, RoL_Styp_1.0, whole genome shotgun sequence contains the following coding sequences:
- the adrm1 gene encoding proteasomal ubiquitin receptor ADRM1 isoform X2, protein MASGALFPSMVSGTRGSSSKYLVEFRAGKMTMKGSTVTPDKRKGQVYIQQTDDSLIHFCWKDRTTGNVDDDLIIFPDDCEFKRVSQCTTGRVYVLKFKAGSKRLFFWMQEAKTDKDEEYCRKVNEYLNNPPMPGALGSGSSGGHDLSALGGEGGLQSLLGNMSHNQLMQLIGPAGLGGIGGLGALAGPGLANLLGSSSSSSSSSVPAASNSSTSQSTVVTPTSTSAASRLGSSQTSTVPVNPSAATAASPPASTPPTPTPAASSLAAAAGAAASNPTQPIQLRDLQSILATMNVPAGGTGDLATALTPEVMAPILANPEVQQRLLPFLPSGESLLQSTDELHNTLSSPQFQQAMSMFSSALASGQLGPLMNQFGLPTEAVDAANNGDLEAFAKAMETETKSEQDGDSKDKKDDDEDMSLD, encoded by the exons atGGCTTCTGGAGCTTTGTTCCCCAGCATGGTATCTGGCACTCGTGGCTCCTCCAGCAAGTACCTGGTGGAGTTTCGAGCTGGTAAGATGACCATGAAGGGCAGCACGGTGACACCCGACAAGCGCAAAGGTCAAGTCTACATCCAGCAGACGGACGACTCCCTCATCCATTTCTGCTGGAAGGATCGCACCACCGGCAATGTGGACGAT GACCTGATCATCTTCCCCGATGACTGCGAATTCAAACGGGTCAGCCAGTGCACCACCGGACGTGTCTATGTGCTAAAGTTCAAAGCTGGCTCCAAAAGACTTTTCTTCTGGATGCAG GAGGCTAAGACTGACAAGGATGAGGAGTACTGTCGCAAAGTGAACGAGTATCTCAACAACCCGCCCATGcctggcgcactgggtagcggCAGCAGTGGAGGACATGATCTGTCCGCTCTTGGAG GCGAGGGTGGTCTGCAGAGCCTTCTGGGTAATATGAGCCACAACCAGCTCATGCAACTGATCGGACCAGCCGGACTCGGCGGCATCG GTGGTCTTGGCGCACTCGCCGGCCCAGGGTTAGCCAACCTCTTgggcagcagtagcagcagcagcagcagtagcgtTCCAGCTGCCAGCAACTCCTCCACGAG CCAATCTACTGTGGTCACGCCCACCTCGACCTCCGCCGCCAGTCGCCTCGGCTCCTCTCAGACATCTACCGTGCCTGTCAACCCGTCCGCCGCCACTGCAGCCTCCCCGCCTGCGAGCACCCCGCCCACGCCCACACCTGCTGCGTCGTCCTTGGCTGCAGCGGCGGGGGCTGCAGCAAGTAACCCCACGCAGCCCATCCAGCTGAGAGACCTGCAGAGCATCCTGGCGACCATGAATGTGCCTGCCGGTGGCACAGGAG ACCTAGCTACTGCCCTGACTCCAGAGGTGATGGCTCCTATCCTGGCCAACCCTGAGGTGCAGCAGAGGCTTCTTCCTTTCCTCCCCAGTGGGGAGTCACTGCTCCAGAGCACAGACGAGCTCCACAACACGCTCAGCTCACCGCAGTTTCAGCAG GCCATGAGCATGTTTAGCAGTGCTCTGGCATCAGGGCAATTGGGGCCACTGATGAACCAGTTCGGGTTACCCACAGAGGCTGTGGATGCTGCCAACAATGGAG ATCTGGAAGCATTTGCAAAAGCAATGGAGACAGAAACAAAGTCCGAGCAGGACGGAGACTCCAAAGACAAAAAGGATGACGATGAGGACATGAGcttggattaa
- the LOC133145444 gene encoding oxysterol-binding protein-related protein 2-like: protein MNSEEEFYDAETGLESDDSLEVSFQDALVFDSSNQVTDGSAAEYNGVWQRRKTLPAEMITRSNLSVTSILKKCIGMELSKIAMPIVFNEPLSFLQRLSEYMEHTHLIHRACTLPDSIERMQVVAAFAVSAVASQWERTGKPFNPLLGETFELTREEDGYRLISEQVSHHPPVSAFHAESLKQEFAFHGSVYPKLTFWGKSVEAVPKGTMTLELFKHKEAYTWTNPMCCVHNVIIGKIWIEQYGTVEIVNHSTGEKCVLNFKPGGMFGKELHKVEGHIQDSRKKKRRVIYGKWTECMYSVEPKVYEAYKKSEKRAGADSKKLKQEHSSEDRNAVHETVTVIPGSALLWRISPRPAHSAQMYNFTNFAVTLNELEPGMERLLAPTDCRQRPDIRAMERGDIDMASAEKERLEEKQRTARRERSRDEEEWSTRWFQLGANPHTGAEDWLYKGGYFARNFDDCPDIY, encoded by the exons ATGAACAGCGAGGAGGAGTTTTACGACGCCGAGACAG GGCTCGAGTCGGATGATTCCTTGGAGGTTAGTTTCCAGGACGCTCTGGTGTTCGATAGCAGCAACCAGGTCACCGATGGCTCCGCTGCAGAGTATAATGGAGTGTGGCAGCGTAG AAAAACCCTGCCTGCGGAAATGATCACCAGAAGCAATCTCAGTGTGACAAGCATACTGAAAAAATGCATCGGGATG GAGCTGTCCAAAATAGCCATGCCAATTGTGTTTAATGAGCCACTGAGCTTCCTCCAGAGACTCTCGGAGTACATGGAACATACTCATCTTATCCACAGAGCCTGCACATTGCCTGACTCCATAGAGCGCATGCAG GTTGTTGCTGCTTTTGCAGTTTCAGCTGTAGCATCTCAATGGGAACGGACTGGAAAGCCATTTAATCCGTTACTAGGGGAGACTTTTGAACTCACAAG agaggAAGATGGCTACCGATTGATCTCAGAGCAGGTGAGCCACCACCCTCCCGTCAGTGCCTTCCATGCAGAGTCCCTGAAGCAAGAATTTGCATTCCATGGATCAGTCTACCCCAAACTCACATTCTGGGGCAAAAGTGTGGAGGCCGTACCAAAAGGCACCATGACGCTGGAGTTATTCAA ACATAAAGAAGCATACACATGGACCAATCCAATGTGCTGCGTGCATAACGTTATCATAGGAAAGATTTGGATCGAGCAGTACGGAACAGTGGAGATTGTAAACCACAG CACAGGAGAAAAGTGTGTGTTGAACTTCAAACCAGGTGGAATGTTTGGGAAAGAGCTGCACAAAGTGGAGGGACACATACAAGACAGCAG GAAGAAGAAACGCCGCGTGATTTATGGCAAGTGGACCGAGTGTATGTACAGCGTGGAGCCCAAGGTTTATGAGGCATATAAGAAGTCTGAAAAAAGGGCAGGAGCAGACTCAAAAAAGCTGAAGCAG gaaCATAGTAGTGAAGATAGGAATGCAGTTCATGAGACTGTGACTGTGATACCAGGAAGTGCCTTACTCTGGAGGATATCGCCACGGCCTGCTCACTCGGCACAG ATGTACAACTTTACCAACTTTGCCGTGACGCTGAACGAGCTGGAGCCCGGCATGGAGCGACTATTGGCGCCGACCGACTGCCGACAGAGGCCCGACATCCGAGCCATGGAGAGAGGAGACATAG ACATGGCAAGTGCAGAGAAAGAGCGCCTCGAGGAGAAACAGAGGACCGCACGCAGAGAGCGATCCAGGGATGAGGAGGAATGGTCGACCAG GTGGTTCCAGCTCGGAGCCAACCCTCACACTGGCGCAGAGGATTGGCTATACAAGGGTGGATACTTTGCCAGGAACTTTGACGACTGTCCcgacatttattga
- the adrm1 gene encoding proteasomal ubiquitin receptor ADRM1 isoform X1 yields the protein MASGALFPSMVSGTRGSSSKYLVEFRAGKMTMKGSTVTPDKRKGQVYIQQTDDSLIHFCWKDRTTGNVDDDLIIFPDDCEFKRVSQCTTGRVYVLKFKAGSKRLFFWMQEAKTDKDEEYCRKVNEYLNNPPMPGALGSGSSGGHDLSALGGEGGLQSLLGNMSHNQLMQLIGPAGLGGIGGLGALAGPGLANLLGSSSSSSSSSVPAASNSSTSQSTVVTPTSTSAASRLGSSQTSTVPVNPSAATAASPPASTPPTPTPAASSLAAAAGAAASNPTQPIQLRDLQSILATMNVPAGGTGVDLATALTPEVMAPILANPEVQQRLLPFLPSGESLLQSTDELHNTLSSPQFQQAMSMFSSALASGQLGPLMNQFGLPTEAVDAANNGDLEAFAKAMETETKSEQDGDSKDKKDDDEDMSLD from the exons atGGCTTCTGGAGCTTTGTTCCCCAGCATGGTATCTGGCACTCGTGGCTCCTCCAGCAAGTACCTGGTGGAGTTTCGAGCTGGTAAGATGACCATGAAGGGCAGCACGGTGACACCCGACAAGCGCAAAGGTCAAGTCTACATCCAGCAGACGGACGACTCCCTCATCCATTTCTGCTGGAAGGATCGCACCACCGGCAATGTGGACGAT GACCTGATCATCTTCCCCGATGACTGCGAATTCAAACGGGTCAGCCAGTGCACCACCGGACGTGTCTATGTGCTAAAGTTCAAAGCTGGCTCCAAAAGACTTTTCTTCTGGATGCAG GAGGCTAAGACTGACAAGGATGAGGAGTACTGTCGCAAAGTGAACGAGTATCTCAACAACCCGCCCATGcctggcgcactgggtagcggCAGCAGTGGAGGACATGATCTGTCCGCTCTTGGAG GCGAGGGTGGTCTGCAGAGCCTTCTGGGTAATATGAGCCACAACCAGCTCATGCAACTGATCGGACCAGCCGGACTCGGCGGCATCG GTGGTCTTGGCGCACTCGCCGGCCCAGGGTTAGCCAACCTCTTgggcagcagtagcagcagcagcagcagtagcgtTCCAGCTGCCAGCAACTCCTCCACGAG CCAATCTACTGTGGTCACGCCCACCTCGACCTCCGCCGCCAGTCGCCTCGGCTCCTCTCAGACATCTACCGTGCCTGTCAACCCGTCCGCCGCCACTGCAGCCTCCCCGCCTGCGAGCACCCCGCCCACGCCCACACCTGCTGCGTCGTCCTTGGCTGCAGCGGCGGGGGCTGCAGCAAGTAACCCCACGCAGCCCATCCAGCTGAGAGACCTGCAGAGCATCCTGGCGACCATGAATGTGCCTGCCGGTGGCACAGGAG TAGACCTAGCTACTGCCCTGACTCCAGAGGTGATGGCTCCTATCCTGGCCAACCCTGAGGTGCAGCAGAGGCTTCTTCCTTTCCTCCCCAGTGGGGAGTCACTGCTCCAGAGCACAGACGAGCTCCACAACACGCTCAGCTCACCGCAGTTTCAGCAG GCCATGAGCATGTTTAGCAGTGCTCTGGCATCAGGGCAATTGGGGCCACTGATGAACCAGTTCGGGTTACCCACAGAGGCTGTGGATGCTGCCAACAATGGAG ATCTGGAAGCATTTGCAAAAGCAATGGAGACAGAAACAAAGTCCGAGCAGGACGGAGACTCCAAAGACAAAAAGGATGACGATGAGGACATGAGcttggattaa